The Primulina tabacum isolate GXHZ01 chromosome 1, ASM2559414v2, whole genome shotgun sequence genome contains the following window.
CTCCAAAAGGAGTCAAAACCGATTGGATCATGCACGAATATCGTCTAGCTAATGTGGATCGGTCTGCTGGCAAGAAAGACACTTTGAGGGTACTTATCTTACACTTCGAAGATGAAATTTTCAGTTCATTTTTTGGATAATTTCGGCAAAAAAATTTATTCGGATATTCGGTTTAGTTAATGTAGTATTTCTTATGTGTTGCAGCTTGATGATTGGGTATTGTGTCGAATATACAACAAGAAAGGGAATATTGGAAAGCGTTACAAGGTTGTGGATGAGAAGACGGAGGAGTTATCAGATGTGGAAGATCGAAAACCGGATGTGAATTCCATCCTGTATAGTGGAATGCTAACAAAGGCGCCTTTGGTGCAGGCGCCGCATTCCTTTGAGTTGCAGAAGATGGATGACTATATGCATTTCGACATATCCGAGTCGATACCCATGTTGCATACTGATTCGAGTAGTTCAGAGCACGGGTTTTCCGTGGAGTTTATGTCTGACTATAAGGATGTTGGGAGAGAATCTGTATGGAGACAGGTGGAAAACTCTCTCCAATGTGATTTCAGCTACACGGATGGCTTCCTAGGTGATCCTTTTGGATCCCAAATGCAGGATAATGATCAGATGTCTCTGTTTCAAGAAATGTTTGGGTACATACAGAAGCCCTTTTAATTAGTTATATTGCCATCGATATTATTGTATCAATCGAGTTTTGGTAGCCATGTACATCCATCATTTGCATGGTGACACCAGATTCTTGATTTATATATCCATTTTCTCCTAAGAAAAAAGGAGGAAAAAACAAGGAAAATCTTGAAAATCAAGAAGCAGATAAGATTACCAGAAATTCGTCTGGGCGCCATGACATGGACGAGATGAATGTGATGCATCAATCGGGCAGCCATGGATCGAAGAATTGACGTGATTTTTAAAGCCAGAGAGCAGCTGTGTTGATATATGCAACAAGTAGGGCATTCTTGTTTGTTAGAATCTTAGCAGATGTCAAATTTTATTCGTTCTTTGTATTGTACGTCTAGAATGTGGCATTCATTTGGTAAAAGAATAtaggaataaaaaaaaaagaacgaaGCATTCATGTATCTGAGAAAGAGCGCAATATTTGGTTTCGCAAATTTTCCTGGTATACATACATACTTGAGATTCTTCCTTTACTACTCCTAGAAATATGTTGCCTCTTCCTTTAATCCAGACTACAAGATCCACCCAATACTGCAAGACTTGGTTTGAACTtttaaatttcttgaaaacTGGGATAAAAACCGGCAGTGAACAGGACTCAAACGCCCCAGATAAAAGTTTCCAGTCTTACATACTTAAACGGGTTTAATACgaatttaaatatgattttttttaatttttattatagttttaattatattaagTCAATCCATAGGTTAAATAAcacatgcataaatttcaaattttatttttatctagCTCTTTGTCATATTCTAATTCAGATCCTCTTCTTCGTTTATCTCGTCTTCAGTATTGTTCAATACAAATTCAAGCTGTATCGGTGTTTTTAGTGTTTTGATGTTTAAATAGTAGTGTTCTAAAAAGTCGGTTTAAGTTCCGTTTAAGCGCGCTTAAGCTTAGAACTCAACAAAAACGCACAGTTAAACTGACAGTCAAACTACAGTTTGATCGAATTAAGCTTAATTAAGACTTTAATTAAGCGCGTTTAAACACATATACACGTTTAATTATGATTAAACGTGTATGACaatgatttgacaaatatttagcatttttcAATGTGTTCTAattgcaaaaacaaataaagattaTAATTTTGAGCTTTTTATACTTTTATAAATACGAGAATTAATGCATTAGagttaaatttatcatatttatgtattattttatttatttattggtttgagataattacaatTACACTAAAGATAAAAAAACGCTTTTTCACGCTTAAGCTCGTGCTAATCTCGCTTAAGTTTGAAAAACTTGGAGCTCGACATCCGCGCTTCGGGACGCTTCACGCTTTTTAGAACCTTGTTAAATAGCTTATGTTATCAAATAATAAAGATGTAAATTGTTTTTAACAAACAATAGAAGTCGAATTAAAAAATTATctaaaacatataaaaaaaaattaaacttaaaGTTTATCTAAAAAATTGcactttttcatgtttttttcGCGTTTAATGTAGTCAACCTTGGATTGACTATTGTTTCTTGGTTTTCCCAAATCAAAACTTTTTAATCATGTTTGGCTCTTAATTCACTCTTTTTCGTGCTCGGGGGAACACTGAAAAATCTAAAAGAGATTGCAGACTAGAGGTTTGACCATTATCTAACATTGAAACTACTTTTCTCATGAACTCAAGCTCATAAAATTGGTCTAAAGTACTTCAATAGTGTTGCATCACTCAATAGATGATATACTATTTAATtacaaatattaaataatacaagTTTTCTCGTTCCTTCCACCAAATCAAGTCACTGCTATATAGATGGACCAACACACTAAAAGCTATGTACATCATGTGCTGATAATGGGATTCTGGCTTCAAAGTTGGATTTCGGGTGCTGTTCGCAATTGGCAGGCGTCCACCCAATTTTTTGCTTCTCATTGTCATAGATTAAAACTTTATCCTGCATTGATATATCTGCATAGAACGACCGAGGTGGTCGATTATAGTGCAAATCATGGTAATTTAAATGGTTTCTTCAATCGATTTTTTTACCTCCAATCATGTTGAAATTGTTCAATCCCACATCTGTTCCATTCAAGATTCCCAAACAAGCATTGCCCTTTGACTGCAAGAACATAAAAAACTAAACTGTACAGATTTCTAAGCAGTGACATGAAATGGAATCTGCGATAATAAGCTTGAGATTCTCACAGAGATTATAAGATATGATTCAGGGTTGATCTCGAACTGAGCTTTAGATCTCCAACCATTGGCAAAGCTGAATGTTAAAGTCTTGAAGTAGCTTCGGACTTCGCGGGTACTCTTGAAAGGTTTCTTGCCTTTCCAGCAGAATGGAAGGGTACGGTCGTCCGTTGCTTCTTTTAACGAGTTCTTGGTTGTTTCTTTCTTTATCTAGCAACCCGTGTTGCGACATGAAGACACCATCAATGATCAATAAGTAGTATAGACACTTTTCTAAAAACAATTGAATAGTTCAAAATGGAAATGCTGTGTTATCAGTTTCTTGTGCTTAAGTAAGATATTTTAAGGAAATGAaactggagaaatcttcagaactAGCTCACCAAAGAAAGGAGAGTGTGGTAAATCTGAGAATCGAAGTATGTGTAAGAACTCCCACTGTCGAAAATTACGTTAAGATTCTTGAACCCTGTGCTTTTCCCGCCAAAAAGAAGTTCTGCCAATCCAGCTGAATAATACTTTCTGTCAAGTACATAAAAATTGAGATGTGTAAGAACTAAAACATTTTTCTCCGTATGAAATGCTGACGAAAGTATATAGGTAGTACTCACGTGTGATCACGGGACATGGGTGTCCACGTAACTCGTGAAAAATCATAAGCATCATCTCCAAAGAAAAGAAACCCGCCTTTTCCACTTAGACAGTGGCCAACAACATTTTTCACTACTCCCTGATCACGAAGCTGTGACACAATGCTCGATTTTCCTCTTCCAAGGCCGAGCACTCCATCTAAGGGGTGATCGGATGATCCTGATAACTGATCATATCCACACCTGATATTACATTCTGAATCTGATAAATGCTTCATATTGACACATAAATGCAGATATTGAAGCCTTATCAAAGAAAGGTTTTGAGAAAGACTACCGACCCAAGAGTTAAACGAGGACTCATTTTTGTTGCTGAAGTGAGATTGAGGGTGAAGAAATCATTGACAAGAACACCAAGGGATGAACCTCCATCTGCATACTCAACCTCATAATCACATTGCTCTGGAGTGTCACATTTATAATCACTTGAGTGCAAAGATGCACAAAGAGGGTCTTTACAGATAACAAGGTCGTTGCTAGGTCGGTATAGTGGGTGAAATCCCTACAGGAAGAGCATTAAGGATGAGAAATTCATCTTCATAGCAAAATTATCAAACAGTCATTTTTGAAAACATATGCAAGGCCAAGAAAGAAGACAATATGTGAACACTTTCTCTTGAATCATGAATCATCAAACCATTGCAACGTCTCTACCTTAAAAAGTTTCTACAACTCCCAATGTTAACTGAGGATTGGTTTTCGTTCATAGCTATTGTAGTATCAAGCGATTGCAGGTACATAAAAGTTGCTAGAatgcaaatcaaatcttttaacctATATATCAGTAACTTTTCTGTTTCAATCCCTGCATCGTAAACACAGCCATACAcaacattaaaaataatgaaTACTTATACACACTCAACAGTCTATCTGCCAAAAATTGTTCTTACAACTCATAGGAGTTGAATTCGTGACTATAAACTTAAATACAAATTATAGAATCAAGTCCTTAAACCAATAGCAACTCATGAGAATTGAATATGTGACTATAAACTTTAATACAAATTATAGAACaaagtttttggatcaaaaGCTATGTTACTCTAAAATACAAATTATAGAACaaagtttttggatcaaaaGCTATGGCTATTAAATATATCGCTACTCTAATCTTTACACCGCAGATGATTCCATATCTCGACACCCTGTAGGACACGAGGGGCTTTTGATGACAACACAAAATCAAGAGAGCTATTATAGGCTTTTTAAGGGCAATAATGCAACTAATTTACTCGTGCTATATCTTACCGGGGTGCAACGAACACAAGGGGCGTCACATTGAAGCCAAGTCAGGTCACTGCCTGTGTCTGGATCAAGAAAATACGGCTTTGGAGGGTATCCTACAAAAACTTGGACAAAATAAAACCTGCAAGAAATACCAAAGTTCATCCCATTACAATCCCATAACCAATAACGCTTCCCCACACATCAATGATCTAGATTCTCATCCACACAACTCAACAAAACTCCCAATCATCGGctgaattaaatttaaaagaaaaatagataCCATTTTCTGGAACTCAAAAACCAGAATCACGCCAACACACCTAGCGTTGTATTAGCATAGACCTCTCCCAATAAGAGAGAGGCGTGGGTTTCGATCCCATGTTGAAAGCAAAGCCCCCACCCCCAttgtaatgttttttttttcaaaaaaaaaaagaaccacGAAACAAGTTATGGGCTAAGATCCATATAAAATCGATCAAGAAATCGCCTACCCATTGGGATAAACATTCCCATAGAGTGGGAATACCACTGAAGATGAGCCAGCTTTACTGATTCCTGATGGGCAGCTTTCAGAAGGCTTCAATTTCCTCCATTTCTGTTGCTGCTGACCACTACAACCCCAACACATCACACTCAACACCACAAATAATAGCATAAAGATAAACTTTTTCCCCAtcatttttttaacttttatcAACCCTTTAATCTAGTGTTACTTTATCCACGAATTCTGAACTTTTTGACAAATCCCAGATTGTTTTTATGTGGAACTTTGGTCCCTTCCTCTACGataattgttttttaatttatttttttttggccAAGAGTCAATGGAATTTATTCTGTTTTCTCTGTTTCATGCATTCAATCATTCTTGACTTTTCTTGCTTCGGATCTTTGGGATAATTTTGATCTGAAATCAAGGTATACCTTCTCAATCTCTGTGATTCTTGCTTTGATTCCTTGCTTCCCTGAAATTACAATATTGCGTTTGATACGATCTGAATATTACTGTTACCAGGTCTTGCAATTTTAAAGGACCTGTTCCACGTTCTTCTTTTTttccaaaaacaaaacaaaatgcCTTCGCTCAAACAATGACGCAATCCTTGCTTGTAAATTTTGATTCAAAGAGACAAACTctccatatttttaaaattatatctcGTAATTTATTATTTGAAAACTTCTATTCATGATTATTACAATTTTAAATTTGCATCCAACTCATGTATTATGGGTGTATTCTCATAATCTCCGTCTTGCTTAAAACCGCAGCGAATCAAATCATTGCAGATTGTAATTTGCAAAATCCAATTTTAGCTTAAGTTTAAGCATAATCTTCTTTCATTTGTTATAGGCTGAATTTGAGACTATgtgaacaaaaaaaaataaacatgtgaATTTTTTGTGAGATAGGTTCACATTCAATTTTGTGATATGAGttttttatttgaatcattTATACAAATATTATTAACGGGATTATCCGTATCACAAATACCTGCTAAAAAAACAAACTTAGTTCGCAAAATTAGATTTCGAGCTTTAATAGAAGCATTAATTACCGTGCCAATATATTTCGATTGTCCGTACGATTTTGGATTATTGAATTTACTGATTTGTATTTGATTATAAAATTTGTGTtttctttttatattaaaacaaaattttatttctttgatGTTTTGCATTTATATCATCAAATTTGGTATTTCTAATGTTACTTGATAAAAATAGTCGCaaaaatttagattttttaatataatttttaattgttggaAATGCTAcaaactaaaaattaaataatcttaaGCCAAATAGTTGAACCTGTCAATTCGAACTCGCACGACTGGATTATTTTTTAGAATAATACTAAATGTATAACAAATATATCGGTTAAGTCGATATTTACAATCATTATATTACGAAATTTACTGTTATATTGTGAGATTTTATATTCAATATATGATGAGATTTTAACAAATTtaattttgtattgaatttgtTGTTGTGTGCAAATATTGATGTACATTTAACAT
Protein-coding sequences here:
- the LOC142519489 gene encoding NAC transcription factor 32-like encodes the protein MTVSDQQLNLPAGFRFHPTDEELVVHYLCRKCSGQHIGVPIVAEIDLYKFDPWQLPGMALYGEKEWYFFSPRDRKYPNGSRPNRAAGTGYWKATGADKPVGKPKTLGIKKALVFYEGKAPKGVKTDWIMHEYRLANVDRSAGKKDTLRLDDWVLCRIYNKKGNIGKRYKVVDEKTEELSDVEDRKPDVNSILYSGMLTKAPLVQAPHSFELQKMDDYMHFDISESIPMLHTDSSSSEHGFSVEFMSDYKDVGRESVWRQVENSLQCDFSYTDGFLGDPFGSQMQDNDQMSLFQEMFGYIQKPF
- the LOC142519572 gene encoding aspartic proteinase Asp1-like: MMGKKFIFMLLFVVLSVMCWGCSGQQQQKWRKLKPSESCPSGISKAGSSSVVFPLYGNVYPNGFYFVQVFVGYPPKPYFLDPDTGSDLTWLQCDAPCVRCTPGFHPLYRPSNDLVICKDPLCASLHSSDYKCDTPEQCDYEVEYADGGSSLGVLVNDFFTLNLTSATKMSPRLTLGCGYDQLSGSSDHPLDGVLGLGRGKSSIVSQLRDQGVVKNVVGHCLSGKGGFLFFGDDAYDFSRVTWTPMSRDHTKYYSAGLAELLFGGKSTGFKNLNVIFDSGSSYTYFDSQIYHTLLSLIKKETTKNSLKEATDDRTLPFCWKGKKPFKSTREVRSYFKTLTFSFANGWRSKAQFEINPESYLIISSKGNACLGILNGTDVGLNNFNMIGDISMQDKVLIYDNEKQKIGWTPANCEQHPKSNFEARIPLSAHDVHSF